A single window of Nocardioides baekrokdamisoli DNA harbors:
- the pyrH gene encoding UMP kinase, with translation MTYKRVLLKLSGEVFGGGRVGVDPDVVAAVAKEIKAVVEHGTQIAIVTGGGNFFRGAELQQRGMDRVRADYMGMLGIVMNCLALQDFLEKEGVDTRVQTAITMGQVAEPYIPRRAIRHMEKGRVVIFGAGMGMPFFSTDTVAVQRALESKCDVVLVAKSGVDGVYSADPRKDPTAKKYDELTYETALAEGLQIMDQTAFALCGENKLPMVVFGMEPEGNILRVVQGEKIGTLVSAG, from the coding sequence GTGACGTACAAGCGGGTCCTGCTCAAGCTGTCCGGTGAGGTTTTCGGTGGCGGAAGGGTGGGCGTCGATCCCGACGTCGTCGCGGCCGTGGCGAAGGAGATCAAGGCTGTCGTCGAGCACGGCACGCAGATCGCGATCGTGACCGGCGGTGGCAACTTCTTCCGCGGCGCGGAGCTCCAGCAGCGCGGCATGGACCGCGTACGCGCCGACTACATGGGCATGCTCGGCATCGTCATGAACTGCCTCGCGCTCCAGGACTTCCTCGAGAAGGAAGGCGTGGACACCCGCGTGCAGACTGCCATCACCATGGGCCAGGTCGCCGAGCCGTACATCCCGCGTCGGGCGATCCGCCACATGGAGAAGGGGCGCGTCGTGATCTTCGGTGCAGGCATGGGCATGCCGTTCTTCTCCACCGACACGGTCGCCGTCCAGCGTGCGCTGGAGAGCAAGTGCGACGTCGTCCTGGTCGCCAAGAGCGGTGTCGACGGCGTGTACAGCGCCGACCCGCGCAAGGACCCGACGGCGAAGAAGTACGACGAGCTCACGTACGAGACGGCACTCGCCGAGGGCTTGCAGATCATGGATCAGACCGCGTTCGCGTTGTGCGGTGAGAACAAGTTGCCGATGGTGGTGTTCGGCATGGAGCCGGAAGGCAACATCCTGCGCGTCGTTCAGGGTGAGAAGATTGGCACGCTCGTCAGCGCAGGCTGA
- the frr gene encoding ribosome recycling factor encodes MNDILNEADEKMGKSVDSTREDFATIRAGRITPTVFNKLNAEYYGTPTPLSALATFTSQDARTIMIAPFDISAMPAIEKAIRDSDLGVNPSNDGKVLRAVFPELTEERRKEFVKQAKAQAEQGRISIRQVRQKAKQNLEKLEKDGEVGKDDVTGAEKKLDVATKKHTDAIDDMLKHKEAELLEV; translated from the coding sequence ATCAACGACATCCTCAACGAAGCCGACGAGAAGATGGGCAAGTCCGTCGACTCGACCCGTGAGGACTTCGCGACGATCCGCGCTGGCCGCATCACGCCGACGGTCTTCAACAAGCTGAACGCCGAGTACTACGGCACGCCGACGCCGTTGTCGGCCCTGGCGACCTTCACCTCGCAGGACGCGCGCACGATCATGATCGCGCCCTTCGACATCTCGGCGATGCCGGCGATCGAGAAGGCGATCCGCGACTCCGACCTCGGCGTCAACCCGTCCAACGACGGCAAGGTGCTGCGGGCGGTCTTCCCGGAGCTGACCGAGGAGCGCCGCAAGGAGTTCGTCAAGCAGGCCAAGGCTCAGGCTGAACAGGGCCGCATCTCGATCCGTCAGGTACGCCAGAAGGCCAAGCAGAACCTCGAGAAGCTCGAGAAGGACGGCGAGGTCGGCAAGGACGACGTCACCGGTGCGGAGAAGAAGCTCGACGTCGCCACCAAGAAGCACACGGACGCGATCGACGACATGCTCAAGCACAAGGAGGCGGAGCTGCTCGAGGTCTGA
- a CDS encoding phosphatidate cytidylyltransferase yields the protein MSTSSDAPEAKNHGRAGRDIPLAFATAAVLVGVIAASLLFVKSLFILVVIAALSLAVWELRRGLRAVDIDLPQLPITVGGAAMIASAYVWGANALVTATAMTALGTLLYLFRRGVQGYVRTATAAIFTVIYLPFLAAFVAMLLSEGGRRWSTDSDLHDLGVRGVATFIALVVASDVGGFVAGVLLGRHPMAPIISPKKSWEGFAGSAIATCGAGIGLVIWLFHGHWYVGALLGVIAVAMAVLGDLVESVIKRDLGVKDMSQIIPGHGGIMDRLDSLLATVAPVWLVLHYWVLKGH from the coding sequence ATGAGTACGAGCTCCGACGCCCCTGAGGCGAAGAATCATGGCCGGGCTGGCCGGGACATACCACTGGCGTTCGCGACTGCAGCCGTCCTGGTCGGAGTGATCGCGGCTTCGCTGTTGTTCGTGAAGTCGTTGTTCATCCTGGTTGTCATTGCTGCACTCAGTCTGGCTGTGTGGGAGCTGCGACGGGGCCTGCGTGCGGTCGACATCGACCTCCCACAGTTGCCGATCACCGTCGGTGGAGCGGCAATGATCGCCTCGGCGTATGTCTGGGGCGCGAATGCCCTGGTGACGGCCACCGCGATGACGGCGCTGGGGACCTTGCTGTATCTGTTCCGCCGCGGCGTGCAGGGCTACGTACGCACCGCAACCGCAGCAATCTTCACCGTGATCTATCTGCCGTTCCTCGCGGCCTTTGTCGCCATGTTGTTGTCTGAAGGTGGACGTCGCTGGTCGACCGATTCGGACCTGCATGACCTCGGAGTCCGCGGCGTGGCGACGTTCATCGCCCTCGTCGTCGCCTCCGATGTCGGCGGCTTCGTGGCCGGAGTCCTTCTCGGAAGGCACCCGATGGCGCCGATCATCTCCCCGAAGAAGTCCTGGGAGGGCTTCGCCGGCTCAGCGATCGCGACCTGCGGTGCGGGCATCGGCCTCGTCATCTGGCTCTTCCACGGGCACTGGTACGTCGGCGCTCTGCTCGGCGTGATCGCGGTGGCGATGGCGGTGCTCGGTGATCTCGTCGAGTCCGTCATCAAGCGTGACCTCGGCGTCAAGGACATGAGCCAGATCATTCCCGGCCACGGCGGGATCATGGATCGCCTGGACTCGCTCCTCGCGACGGTCGCGCCGGTCTGGCTCGTCCTCCACTACTGGGTGCTCAAGGGGCACTGA
- a CDS encoding alpha/beta hydrolase family protein: MSTKVSFPSVVGPELVGLIDEPQGPVRGWGVFSHGFTLGKDFPASARICKQLASEGIGMLRFDNLGLGQSGGDWGDGSFTVKVEDTIRAVEFMASRGTRATLLVGHSFGGDAVIAAAARCPDVKAVATVGAPSEPVHVEKMYDAVVGKVLADGSSPWLVAGRALTLKKAFVEDVRASDLTGCVRDLHRPLLIMHSPTDDTVGIDNAGALFVAARHPKSFVSLEGSDHLMTAHGQAQRAARIISAWAEPYLTDVDGARLVDPN; the protein is encoded by the coding sequence GTGAGCACCAAGGTCTCGTTCCCCAGCGTCGTCGGTCCCGAACTCGTCGGCCTGATCGATGAACCGCAGGGTCCGGTACGCGGCTGGGGCGTCTTCTCCCACGGGTTCACCCTCGGCAAGGACTTCCCGGCGTCGGCCCGGATCTGCAAGCAACTGGCCAGCGAAGGCATCGGCATGCTCCGCTTCGACAACCTAGGGCTCGGACAGTCGGGCGGCGACTGGGGCGACGGCTCGTTCACCGTCAAGGTCGAGGACACCATCCGCGCGGTCGAATTCATGGCCTCCCGTGGGACGCGGGCCACCCTGCTGGTCGGGCATTCGTTCGGTGGGGATGCGGTGATCGCAGCGGCCGCTCGCTGCCCCGACGTCAAGGCAGTCGCGACTGTCGGAGCGCCCTCCGAACCGGTACACGTGGAGAAGATGTACGACGCCGTCGTCGGGAAGGTACTGGCGGACGGGTCCTCACCGTGGCTTGTCGCCGGCCGTGCATTGACGCTCAAGAAGGCGTTCGTCGAGGACGTACGCGCCTCAGACCTGACGGGGTGCGTGCGCGACCTTCACCGGCCGCTGCTGATCATGCACTCCCCCACCGACGACACTGTCGGGATCGACAATGCAGGCGCCCTGTTCGTAGCGGCCCGGCACCCGAAGAGCTTCGTCTCGCTCGAGGGTTCCGACCATCTGATGACGGCCCACGGCCAGGCTCAACGAGCCGCGCGGATCATCAGTGCATGGGCAGAGCCATACCTGACGGACGTCGACGGCGCGAGGCTCGTCGACCCGAATTGA
- the rlmN gene encoding 23S rRNA (adenine(2503)-C(2))-methyltransferase RlmN translates to MSEGRERSGEVKALPLVMEAPRGRAKPPRHLADLDEVGRKDLLTEMGLPGFRAKQLSTHYFGRLVHDPAEMTDLPASQREELVTALLPDLMTPIKQQSADAGTTVKTLWKLFDGSLVESVLMRYSDRATICISSQAGCGMACPFCATGQGGLQRNMSTAEIVHQVVVGARAMANGDVAGGEGRLSNVVFMGMGEPLANYKAVVGAVRRLTDPAPAGLGLSARHVTVSTVGLVPRIKQLADEGVPVTLALSLHAPDDELRNELVPINTRFSVAETVAAAYEYFEKTGRRVSIEYAMMRGINDQAHRADLLADVLGVYGMHWVHVNLIPLNEVRGSKYTRSFDEVMDEFVRTLERRGLSTTIRDTRGSDIDAACGQLAAEER, encoded by the coding sequence ATGTCCGAAGGTCGCGAGCGCTCAGGCGAGGTCAAGGCGCTGCCGCTCGTCATGGAAGCCCCGCGTGGCCGCGCGAAGCCGCCGCGGCACCTGGCAGACCTCGATGAGGTCGGCCGCAAGGACCTGCTCACCGAGATGGGCCTCCCGGGCTTCCGGGCCAAGCAGTTGTCGACCCACTACTTCGGTCGGCTGGTGCACGATCCCGCGGAGATGACCGACCTCCCCGCAAGCCAGCGCGAGGAACTCGTCACCGCGCTCCTCCCGGACCTGATGACCCCGATCAAGCAGCAGTCGGCGGACGCCGGGACGACGGTCAAGACGTTGTGGAAGCTCTTCGACGGCTCGCTCGTCGAGTCGGTGCTGATGCGGTACTCCGATCGCGCCACCATCTGCATCTCCTCCCAGGCCGGCTGCGGCATGGCCTGCCCGTTCTGCGCGACCGGCCAGGGCGGTCTGCAGCGCAACATGTCGACCGCCGAGATCGTCCACCAGGTCGTCGTCGGTGCTCGCGCCATGGCGAACGGGGACGTCGCCGGTGGAGAGGGCCGACTCTCCAACGTGGTCTTCATGGGCATGGGCGAGCCGCTCGCCAACTACAAGGCAGTGGTGGGCGCCGTACGCCGTCTCACTGATCCGGCACCAGCCGGACTCGGGCTGTCAGCCCGCCACGTCACCGTGTCAACGGTCGGGCTCGTCCCGCGGATCAAGCAACTCGCCGATGAGGGCGTACCGGTCACCTTGGCGCTGTCTTTGCACGCCCCGGACGACGAACTGCGCAACGAACTCGTCCCGATCAACACCCGCTTCTCGGTCGCGGAGACGGTCGCCGCGGCCTACGAGTACTTCGAGAAGACCGGCCGCAGAGTCTCCATCGAGTACGCGATGATGCGCGGGATCAACGATCAGGCGCATCGCGCGGACCTGCTCGCCGACGTCCTCGGCGTGTACGGGATGCACTGGGTGCACGTGAACCTCATCCCGTTGAACGAGGTCCGCGGCTCGAAGTACACCCGGTCGTTCGACGAGGTGATGGACGAGTTCGTACGCACACTGGAGCGTCGCGGCCTGTCGACGACCATTCGGGACACCCGCGGCAGCGACATCGATGCGGCCTGCGGCCAACTGGCCGCCGAGGAGCGCTGA
- a CDS encoding glycosyltransferase family 4 protein, with amino-acid sequence MTSILAERPETVTLQREPLRVLVVTESFLPQINGVTNSVRRVLEHLAEQGHDAMVLAPTAPESGEYMGFPVVVTRGITLPAYDDFRIGMESRKRFKKYMVDFDPDVVHVASPASMGCAAVKAAQELGIPVVAIYQTDMVGFAKGYEDRYHVTGLAKAMKKLTRKIHNAADRNLAPSSASIAQLEGLGIENNVLWPRGVNVEQFDPSRRDSELRTRLAPNGELIVGYVGRLAVEKELELLDVFHNDPRYSLVLVGGGPDEERLRKLMPKAHFLGLLHGEELGAAYASLDVFVHTGRHETFCQAAQEGLASGLPVIAPNQGGPIDIVDHGVTGFLYTPGDRADLAGYVERLASDDLLRRSFARAARKAVEGRSWAAINSRLIDHYREVIAEKQLSGAGRRLRRSSSRGGSARPWAASPRVH; translated from the coding sequence ATGACGAGCATCCTTGCGGAGCGTCCTGAGACCGTCACCCTGCAGCGCGAACCGCTGCGCGTCCTCGTGGTGACCGAGTCCTTCCTGCCGCAGATCAACGGCGTCACCAACTCCGTACGTCGTGTCCTGGAGCACCTCGCCGAGCAGGGCCATGACGCCATGGTGCTGGCCCCGACGGCCCCGGAGAGCGGGGAGTACATGGGCTTCCCGGTCGTGGTCACCAGAGGCATCACCCTGCCGGCCTACGACGACTTCCGGATCGGCATGGAGAGCCGCAAGCGGTTCAAGAAATACATGGTCGACTTCGACCCCGACGTGGTGCACGTGGCGAGTCCGGCCAGTATGGGATGTGCGGCGGTCAAGGCTGCCCAGGAGCTCGGGATCCCGGTGGTGGCGATCTACCAGACCGACATGGTCGGCTTCGCCAAGGGCTACGAGGACCGCTACCACGTGACTGGCCTCGCGAAGGCGATGAAGAAGCTCACCCGGAAGATCCACAACGCGGCTGACCGCAACCTTGCCCCGAGCAGCGCGAGCATCGCGCAACTCGAGGGTCTCGGCATCGAGAACAACGTGCTGTGGCCGCGCGGTGTCAATGTCGAGCAGTTCGACCCGTCGCGCCGCGACAGCGAGTTGCGCACGCGCCTTGCGCCGAACGGTGAGCTCATCGTCGGGTACGTCGGCCGCCTCGCGGTCGAGAAGGAACTCGAACTCCTCGACGTCTTCCACAACGACCCGCGCTACTCATTGGTGCTGGTCGGCGGAGGCCCCGACGAGGAGCGGCTGCGCAAGCTCATGCCGAAGGCGCACTTCCTCGGTCTGCTCCACGGCGAGGAGCTCGGTGCCGCGTACGCCTCCCTCGACGTGTTCGTCCACACCGGCCGTCACGAGACCTTCTGTCAGGCGGCCCAGGAGGGTCTCGCGTCCGGCCTGCCGGTCATCGCGCCGAACCAGGGCGGGCCGATCGACATCGTCGACCACGGGGTCACCGGCTTCCTCTACACGCCGGGCGACCGCGCCGACCTTGCTGGATATGTCGAGAGGCTGGCCAGCGACGACCTGCTGCGCCGGTCGTTCGCCCGCGCCGCTCGCAAGGCCGTCGAGGGTCGGTCGTGGGCCGCGATCAACTCGCGCCTGATCGACCATTACCGTGAAGTGATCGCCGAAAAGCAGCTCAGCGGAGCAGGTCGACGACTTCGTCGATCGAGTTCGCGAGGTGGATCTGCGCGGCCATGGGCCGCGTCGCCGCGAGTGCACTGA
- a CDS encoding LOG family protein: MSRRRSVRADELARLASLPAAEPTSPVDQERTSLYTADELYDGDRYRDTLDARAYAWSRKPHDRSAARERAVHDFSIDEALDSWITGRRIVGIMGGHQAVRGDENYRQTATLAHRLSSHLTIATGGGPGAMEAANLGASYGHETASTLERTIDDLAQVPTYGPSISQWAKTGLAARAEVPRDTLGIPTWHYGDEPPNVFATAIAKYFKNAQREAILLNICNAGIVFLPGAAGTVQEIFQDACENYYAVPDQVTPMILLGAEYWTQTLPVWPALSALAATRPMAAQIHLANSIDEVVDLLR, encoded by the coding sequence ATGAGTCGCAGGCGGTCCGTACGCGCTGACGAACTCGCCCGACTGGCCTCGCTGCCGGCCGCCGAGCCCACCTCACCGGTCGATCAGGAACGCACCTCGCTGTACACCGCAGACGAGTTGTACGACGGTGACCGCTACCGCGACACCCTCGACGCCCGCGCGTACGCATGGTCCCGCAAGCCGCACGACCGCAGCGCGGCACGCGAACGTGCGGTCCACGACTTCTCGATCGACGAAGCTCTCGACAGCTGGATCACCGGGCGTCGGATCGTCGGGATCATGGGCGGGCACCAGGCGGTGCGCGGAGACGAGAACTACCGACAGACGGCAACCCTGGCCCACCGACTCAGCAGCCACCTCACCATCGCGACAGGCGGTGGGCCGGGCGCCATGGAGGCAGCGAACCTCGGGGCGTCGTACGGCCACGAGACCGCCTCGACCCTCGAGAGGACGATCGACGACCTGGCACAGGTGCCGACGTACGGACCGTCGATCTCCCAGTGGGCGAAAACGGGTCTTGCGGCTCGTGCGGAGGTGCCGCGTGACACCCTCGGGATCCCCACGTGGCACTACGGCGACGAGCCGCCGAATGTCTTCGCGACGGCGATCGCGAAGTATTTCAAGAACGCCCAGCGCGAAGCGATCCTGCTCAACATCTGCAATGCCGGGATCGTCTTCCTGCCGGGCGCGGCGGGCACGGTGCAGGAGATCTTCCAGGACGCGTGCGAGAACTACTACGCCGTACCCGACCAGGTCACCCCGATGATCCTGCTCGGGGCCGAGTACTGGACGCAGACGCTGCCGGTGTGGCCAGCGCTCAGTGCACTCGCGGCGACGCGGCCCATGGCCGCGCAGATCCACCTCGCGAACTCGATCGACGAAGTCGTCGACCTGCTCCGCTGA
- a CDS encoding 1-deoxy-D-xylulose-5-phosphate reductoisomerase — protein MAKRDVTILGSTGSIGTQALDLVRRNPDRFRVVAMTAGGGNRELFEAQVAEFRPAYSGLGEEASVEAAGREADVVLNGITGAVGLRPTLAALEAGNTLALANKESLVMGGPLVLERAAPGQIVPVDSEHSALAQCLAAGRAEDVRKLVLTASGGPFRGRTRAELAAVTVDEALNHPTWDMGPVITINSATLVNKGLEVIEAHLLFGIPYDRIEVVVHPTSVVHSMVEFNDGSTLAQASPPTMAIPIALGIAGSERIPDAAPAVDWTSAQTWEFFPLDDQAFPAVALARRAGKAGGVQPAIYNAANEVAVEAFRSHRLAFTQIVDTIATVLDGSDPIVLSAPRTVDDVIAADAWARDRAQAVVERRVIG, from the coding sequence GTGGCGAAGCGTGATGTGACGATTCTTGGGTCGACCGGGTCGATCGGGACCCAGGCGCTGGACCTCGTACGCCGCAACCCGGACAGGTTCCGGGTCGTCGCGATGACCGCGGGGGGCGGCAATCGGGAGCTGTTCGAGGCGCAGGTGGCCGAGTTCAGGCCGGCGTACTCGGGCCTTGGCGAGGAGGCGTCGGTCGAGGCCGCCGGTCGCGAGGCCGATGTGGTCCTCAACGGCATCACCGGTGCGGTCGGACTGCGCCCGACCCTGGCTGCCCTGGAGGCCGGCAACACGCTCGCGCTCGCCAACAAGGAATCCCTGGTCATGGGCGGCCCCCTGGTCCTGGAGCGCGCCGCGCCGGGACAGATCGTCCCGGTCGACAGCGAGCACAGTGCGTTGGCGCAGTGCCTGGCTGCCGGTCGTGCGGAGGACGTACGCAAGCTGGTGCTGACCGCGAGCGGCGGTCCGTTCCGGGGGCGTACGCGGGCCGAGCTCGCCGCGGTCACCGTGGATGAGGCGCTCAACCACCCGACCTGGGACATGGGGCCGGTCATCACCATCAACTCGGCCACCCTGGTCAACAAGGGCCTGGAGGTGATCGAGGCCCACCTCCTCTTCGGGATCCCGTACGACCGCATCGAGGTCGTCGTGCACCCGACGTCGGTGGTGCACTCGATGGTGGAGTTCAACGACGGCTCGACGCTCGCCCAGGCCAGTCCTCCGACGATGGCCATCCCGATCGCGCTGGGCATCGCCGGGTCCGAGCGGATCCCCGATGCCGCCCCGGCAGTGGACTGGACGAGCGCGCAGACGTGGGAGTTCTTCCCGCTCGACGACCAGGCCTTCCCAGCGGTCGCGCTGGCTCGGCGGGCTGGTAAAGCTGGGGGAGTGCAGCCGGCCATCTACAACGCCGCGAACGAAGTCGCCGTGGAGGCGTTCCGGTCGCACCGCCTGGCCTTCACACAGATCGTGGACACGATCGCCACGGTGCTGGACGGCTCCGACCCGATCGTCTTGTCGGCACCGCGTACGGTCGATGACGTGATCGCCGCCGATGCCTGGGCCCGCGACCGCGCTCAGGCCGTTGTTGAGCGGCGTGTGATCGGATGA
- a CDS encoding M50 family metallopeptidase, translating to MSTLLYLGGVILFILGVAASIGLHEMGHLIPGKLYNVKITQYFIGFGRTIWSRQRGETEYGLKAVPLGGYVKLVGMLPPGPEAAPGTVPSRPTGMFSQLISDARAAEYEHVGPHDHGRLFYQLPWWKKVVIMGSGVATNIVLALALYSVVFMGYGVQSPTLTIGVVNKCVLAVRAAEAPTECPKGAPASPAAKAGLEVGDTVTTLNGVRMENYDQFREAIRANGTGPVTIGIVRGGRPMVVGPISTVVNNVPSDSDPTQTVRAGFLGVEPDTARQQQGFGFVLSTMKDSTRHVLSTLGHMPQRVYHVARAALGLETRDPNGPMSIVGAGRISGEVVQNQAVPLGARLMSLVLLLAGLNLFLGLVNLVPLPPFDGGGIATTLVDAIRRGWARVRRRPDPGALDSAKLLPVTYVGAALILVISVVLIYADIVAPVKLS from the coding sequence ATGAGTACCTTGCTCTACCTCGGCGGGGTCATCCTCTTCATCCTCGGCGTCGCGGCCTCGATCGGCCTGCACGAGATGGGCCACCTGATCCCCGGCAAGCTCTACAACGTCAAGATCACCCAGTACTTCATCGGCTTCGGGCGCACCATCTGGAGCCGTCAGCGGGGAGAGACCGAGTACGGCCTCAAGGCTGTGCCGCTCGGTGGCTACGTGAAACTCGTCGGGATGCTCCCGCCCGGGCCTGAAGCGGCCCCGGGGACGGTTCCGAGTCGGCCGACCGGCATGTTCAGCCAGTTGATCAGCGACGCCCGCGCGGCGGAGTACGAGCACGTCGGCCCCCACGATCACGGCCGACTCTTCTACCAGCTGCCGTGGTGGAAGAAGGTCGTCATCATGGGCTCGGGTGTGGCCACCAACATCGTGCTCGCGCTCGCCCTCTACTCCGTCGTCTTCATGGGGTATGGAGTTCAGAGCCCGACCCTGACGATCGGCGTCGTGAACAAATGTGTGCTCGCCGTCCGCGCAGCGGAGGCGCCGACCGAATGCCCCAAGGGTGCGCCTGCGTCCCCGGCGGCGAAGGCGGGACTCGAGGTCGGCGACACGGTCACAACGCTCAATGGCGTGAGGATGGAGAACTACGACCAGTTCCGGGAAGCCATCCGTGCCAACGGGACGGGCCCGGTCACGATCGGCATCGTTCGCGGCGGTCGTCCGATGGTCGTCGGGCCGATCTCGACCGTCGTCAACAACGTCCCCTCCGACAGTGATCCGACCCAGACCGTCAGGGCAGGTTTCCTCGGCGTCGAGCCCGATACCGCCCGGCAGCAGCAAGGTTTCGGGTTCGTCCTCTCGACCATGAAGGACAGCACTCGACACGTGCTGTCGACCCTGGGGCACATGCCACAGCGCGTCTACCACGTCGCGCGAGCCGCGCTTGGGCTCGAGACCCGCGACCCGAACGGTCCGATGAGCATCGTCGGCGCCGGCCGGATCTCCGGTGAGGTCGTCCAGAACCAGGCAGTGCCGCTCGGGGCCCGGCTGATGTCTCTCGTGCTGCTCCTCGCGGGCCTCAACCTCTTCCTCGGCCTGGTGAACCTGGTCCCGTTGCCCCCGTTCGACGGCGGCGGCATCGCCACCACACTGGTGGACGCGATCCGTCGGGGATGGGCGCGCGTACGCCGCAGGCCGGACCCGGGCGCACTGGACTCGGCGAAGCTCCTCCCGGTCACCTATGTCGGCGCCGCGCTCATCCTGGTGATCAGCGTGGTCCTGATCTACGCGGACATCGTCGCCCCTGTGAAACTCTCGTGA
- the ispG gene encoding flavodoxin-dependent (E)-4-hydroxy-3-methylbut-2-enyl-diphosphate synthase gives MPALPPPVLAPRRQTRQIKVGKVGVGSDSPVSVQSMTTTLTSDVNTTLQQIAELTAAGCDIVRVACPSQDDADALAEIAKHSQIPVIADIHFQPKYVFAAIEAGCAAVRVNPGNIRAFDDQVKEIARAAQDHGTSIRIGVNAGSLDKRLLEKYGKATPEALVESAVWEAGLFEEHGFRDFKISVKHNDPVVMVRAYELLAESGDWPLHLGVTEAGPAFQGTIKSATAFGALLSKGIGDTIRVSLSAPPVEEVKVGLQILQSLNLRERKLEIVSCPSCGRAQVDVYSLAEQVTAGLDGLEVPLRVAVMGCVVNGPGEAREADLGVASGNGKGQIFVKGEVIKTVPEALIVETLIEEAMKLAESMEAVEGASASVSVS, from the coding sequence ATGCCCGCACTTCCGCCGCCGGTGCTCGCGCCGCGCCGTCAGACCCGCCAGATCAAGGTCGGCAAGGTCGGCGTCGGATCGGATTCGCCGGTGTCGGTGCAGTCGATGACCACGACGCTCACCAGCGACGTCAACACCACGCTGCAGCAGATCGCCGAACTCACCGCTGCCGGCTGCGACATCGTCCGGGTCGCCTGCCCGAGCCAGGACGACGCTGACGCGCTCGCGGAGATCGCGAAGCACTCCCAGATCCCGGTCATCGCCGACATCCACTTCCAGCCGAAGTACGTCTTCGCCGCCATCGAGGCCGGGTGTGCAGCGGTCCGGGTCAACCCGGGCAACATCCGTGCGTTCGACGACCAGGTCAAGGAGATCGCCCGGGCAGCCCAGGACCACGGCACCAGCATCAGGATCGGCGTCAACGCCGGGTCACTCGACAAGCGCCTGCTGGAGAAGTACGGCAAGGCCACCCCCGAGGCCCTCGTCGAGAGTGCTGTCTGGGAGGCCGGCCTCTTCGAGGAGCACGGCTTCCGTGACTTCAAGATCTCGGTCAAGCACAACGACCCGGTCGTGATGGTGCGCGCGTACGAACTCCTCGCCGAGAGCGGCGACTGGCCGCTGCACCTCGGCGTGACCGAGGCGGGCCCGGCCTTCCAGGGGACGATCAAGTCCGCGACGGCCTTCGGTGCGTTGCTGAGCAAGGGCATCGGCGACACCATCCGGGTCAGCCTGTCGGCTCCGCCGGTCGAGGAGGTCAAGGTGGGCCTCCAGATCCTGCAGAGCCTCAACCTGCGCGAGCGCAAGCTCGAGATCGTCTCCTGCCCGAGTTGCGGCCGCGCGCAGGTCGACGTCTACTCCCTCGCCGAGCAGGTCACCGCAGGGCTGGACGGCCTGGAGGTCCCGCTCCGTGTGGCAGTCATGGGCTGCGTCGTCAACGGCCCCGGCGAGGCCCGTGAGGCCGACCTGGGCGTCGCCAGCGGCAACGGCAAGGGCCAGATCTTCGTCAAGGGCGAGGTCATCAAGACAGTGCCCGAGGCGCTCATCGTCGAGACCCTGATCGAGGAGGCGATGAAGCTCGCCGAGTCGATGGAGGCCGTCGAGGGTGCCTCCGCGAGCGTGTCCGTCTCCTGA
- a CDS encoding GNAT family N-acetyltransferase: MGVPVRDGIKPLRADDLGAFLALTLRDPVLDVFAEYRARGTSLDARWLGAEMWGRFSDGGLVAACHVGANLVPVGGSVDDAVAFAERAAGKERTVSTLVGRHEHVEAMWDVLRRSWDPPRDIRWRQPHLEIGSQPLVEPDPAVRLTVAEDFGVLYPACVAMYTEEVGVSPEVAAGGEAYRARVRQLMNRGWSFARIDDGRLVFKAEVACATPYAAQIQGVYVAPEHRNQGHAAAGVAAVVEAVRASIAPRVSLYVNEWNAAARAAYARVGFVETARFSTIMF; this comes from the coding sequence ATGGGAGTCCCGGTCCGGGACGGCATCAAGCCGTTGCGCGCTGACGATCTCGGCGCGTTCCTCGCACTCACCCTCCGTGATCCTGTCCTCGACGTGTTCGCCGAATACCGGGCGCGCGGGACCTCCCTCGATGCCCGCTGGTTGGGCGCTGAGATGTGGGGTCGGTTCAGCGACGGCGGCCTGGTCGCTGCCTGTCACGTCGGCGCGAACCTGGTCCCGGTCGGCGGCTCCGTGGATGACGCGGTCGCCTTCGCCGAGCGGGCGGCCGGCAAGGAGCGGACGGTCTCCACGCTGGTCGGTCGCCATGAACACGTCGAGGCGATGTGGGACGTACTCCGCAGGTCCTGGGACCCGCCTCGTGACATCCGCTGGCGTCAGCCGCACCTGGAGATCGGCTCCCAACCTCTGGTCGAGCCAGACCCCGCCGTCCGGTTGACGGTGGCTGAGGACTTCGGCGTGCTGTACCCCGCCTGCGTGGCGATGTACACCGAGGAGGTGGGGGTCTCGCCGGAGGTCGCCGCCGGGGGAGAGGCGTACCGTGCCCGCGTGCGGCAGCTGATGAACCGCGGCTGGTCGTTCGCCCGGATCGACGACGGCCGACTGGTCTTCAAGGCCGAGGTCGCCTGTGCCACCCCGTACGCAGCCCAGATCCAGGGCGTGTACGTCGCGCCCGAACACCGCAACCAGGGGCATGCGGCCGCGGGTGTTGCGGCCGTCGTGGAGGCCGTACGCGCCTCGATCGCGCCCCGGGTCTCGCTCTACGTCAACGAATGGAATGCCGCCGCGCGGGCCGCGTACGCCCGGGTCGGCTTCGTTGAGACCGCCAGGTTCTCGACGATCATGTTCTGA